A region of Thermogemmata fonticola DNA encodes the following proteins:
- the thrS gene encoding threonine--tRNA ligase, which translates to MASEAELKAASEKYIPKDYDPALYKLRHSFAHVLAQAVVERFPQARPTIGPPVEYGFYYDFDLDVNPTEEDLQWISERMRQIIRENHPFHVREVTAEEARQIFRDNPYKLELIEGLTRGQDEYGNAAGGPVVITVYQHDGFIDLCRGPHVESTGHLDPDAFRILQVTGSYWRGDSRNKMLKRFHGTAWASAADLQAHLARLEEAARRDHRKLGRELELFANEPIFGSGFPMLLPKGATIRRILETFITDYERKAGYEHVYTPDLAKKELYIQSGHWAHYKENMFPPMEVGDGEELVLRPMCCPHHIQVYKCKPRSYRDLPVRIAELGTMYRYERSGVVGGLSRVRCMTLNDAHLFVRPDQIKEEIAGVLNLMKKAYADLGIQDYRFRLSKHDPNDKEKYVDNPEMWAKGEAMLREALVEHGLPFFEAEGEAAFYGPKIDVQVKDVMGREETLSTIQLDFHLPNQFELEYKDSDDRPKRPVMIHRGVISTMERMLAYLIELYAGAFPVWLAPVQAVLVPIADRHFDYVRHLAQRWTERDFRVTADLSSARMNAKIREAQLQKVPYILVVGDKEVAAQAVSVRLRTGEDLGPKPVAEFEALLDQMNRSRSLQLLPG; encoded by the coding sequence ATGGCCAGTGAAGCGGAGCTGAAGGCAGCCAGCGAAAAGTATATTCCCAAGGATTACGATCCGGCGCTATACAAGCTGCGGCATTCGTTTGCCCACGTTCTGGCCCAGGCGGTGGTGGAGCGCTTCCCCCAGGCCCGCCCGACGATCGGCCCGCCGGTGGAATACGGTTTTTACTACGATTTCGACCTGGACGTGAACCCGACGGAGGAAGACCTCCAGTGGATCAGCGAACGGATGCGGCAGATCATCCGCGAGAACCACCCGTTCCACGTGCGGGAGGTGACGGCGGAGGAAGCGCGGCAGATTTTCCGGGACAATCCGTACAAGCTGGAGCTGATCGAGGGATTGACGCGCGGGCAGGATGAGTATGGCAATGCCGCCGGGGGACCGGTGGTGATCACCGTGTATCAGCATGATGGGTTCATCGACTTGTGCCGCGGGCCGCATGTGGAATCGACGGGGCATCTGGACCCGGACGCCTTCCGCATTTTGCAGGTGACAGGTTCCTATTGGCGCGGGGACAGCCGGAACAAGATGCTCAAGCGCTTTCACGGCACGGCCTGGGCCAGCGCTGCGGATTTGCAGGCACATCTGGCCCGGCTGGAAGAGGCCGCCCGCCGCGATCACCGCAAACTGGGCCGGGAGCTGGAGCTATTCGCCAACGAGCCGATCTTCGGCTCCGGCTTCCCCATGCTTCTACCCAAGGGAGCGACCATCCGCCGGATTTTGGAGACGTTCATCACCGACTACGAACGCAAAGCCGGCTACGAGCACGTGTACACCCCGGACCTCGCCAAAAAGGAGCTGTACATTCAGTCCGGCCATTGGGCGCATTACAAGGAGAACATGTTCCCGCCGATGGAGGTGGGCGACGGGGAGGAGCTGGTGCTGCGCCCGATGTGCTGCCCTCATCACATTCAGGTGTACAAGTGCAAGCCGCGGAGCTATCGCGATCTGCCGGTGCGGATCGCCGAGCTGGGCACCATGTACCGCTACGAGCGTTCCGGCGTGGTCGGCGGCCTGTCGCGGGTCCGCTGCATGACCCTCAATGATGCCCACCTGTTCGTCCGGCCGGATCAGATCAAGGAAGAAATCGCCGGCGTGCTCAACCTCATGAAGAAGGCGTACGCTGACCTGGGCATTCAGGATTACCGCTTCCGCCTGTCCAAGCACGATCCCAACGACAAGGAAAAGTACGTGGACAATCCCGAAATGTGGGCCAAAGGGGAAGCGATGCTCCGGGAGGCGCTGGTAGAGCACGGCTTGCCGTTTTTCGAGGCGGAAGGGGAGGCAGCGTTCTATGGCCCCAAGATCGACGTGCAGGTCAAGGACGTCATGGGCCGGGAGGAAACTCTTTCCACCATCCAACTCGATTTTCACCTGCCGAATCAGTTCGAGCTGGAATACAAGGACAGCGATGACCGCCCGAAGCGGCCGGTAATGATCCACCGCGGCGTCATCAGCACGATGGAACGGATGCTGGCTTATCTGATCGAGCTGTACGCCGGGGCCTTCCCCGTGTGGCTGGCCCCCGTGCAAGCGGTGCTGGTACCGATCGCCGACCGCCACTTCGACTACGTCCGCCACTTGGCCCAGCGCTGGACGGAGCGGGATTTCCGGGTGACAGCCGATCTGAGCAGCGCCCGCATGAATGCCAAGATTCGCGAAGCCCAATTGCAGAAGGTGCCCTACATTCTGGTGGTGGGGGACAAGGAGGTGGCGGCCCAGGCCGTCTCGGTCCGCCTGCGCACCGGCGAGGACCTCGGACCCAAACCTGTCGCCGAGTTCGAGGCCCTTTTGGATCAGATGAATCGCAGCCGCTCGCTCCAACTGCTTCCCGGCTAG
- the csx2 gene encoding TIGR02221 family CRISPR-associated protein, with the protein MATTLISFLGVGRKRDPHNPRSQYEQTTYRFDPPPSSPGSSFTRATSLFGLALLDYLINGLQKKVERWIILGTNASLWSELYRLLDNSVQNQLEEEYIRIDDHVISKTINQDILTHWESLINQYGVDKQPQVSLHLIEPFDQERLAEVLLKAVPEKSEVVLDISHGFRHLPTLATHVLTLMRWTHDIRSVSYYSGVFEARDALNQTPVACLSFCQELQGLTEAMAVFHLTGNYQQLLQQFLQNEEDQQLAEQVWFLENTNQLSRARTQIQDLIDRLSQSRHASPALTAIIQQQLRNFLSSRHYDDEWYYANAQEALKHQNYLHAIILTYEAILIRTCRLVFGYKSTSRYDSRKNAEEYLFNYAGLDEEYKATLRQVQWVRNACSHGTSPERPDPAVEAALDEPSRFCKLLRLSWNLYRALPQLLPRRP; encoded by the coding sequence ATGGCGACGACCCTCATCAGTTTCCTCGGCGTGGGCCGCAAACGCGATCCCCACAATCCCCGTTCCCAATACGAGCAGACCACCTATCGCTTCGATCCGCCCCCTTCCTCCCCCGGTTCATCGTTCACCCGCGCTACCTCCCTCTTCGGCTTGGCCCTCCTCGATTACCTGATCAACGGCCTCCAGAAAAAAGTCGAACGGTGGATCATTCTAGGTACCAACGCGTCCCTCTGGTCGGAGTTGTATCGGCTCCTCGATAATTCTGTGCAAAATCAATTGGAAGAAGAATATATAAGAATCGATGATCATGTCATATCTAAGACTATCAATCAAGATATACTCACTCATTGGGAAAGCCTCATTAATCAATATGGGGTCGATAAGCAGCCTCAGGTCTCCTTGCATCTGATCGAGCCGTTCGATCAGGAGCGGCTCGCGGAGGTGTTACTGAAGGCGGTGCCGGAGAAAAGCGAAGTGGTGTTGGACATCAGCCACGGCTTCCGCCATCTGCCGACGCTGGCCACCCATGTGCTTACCCTCATGCGCTGGACGCATGACATCCGTTCCGTCTCCTATTACAGCGGGGTGTTCGAGGCGCGGGATGCCCTGAATCAGACGCCGGTGGCCTGCCTCTCGTTCTGCCAGGAATTGCAGGGCCTGACCGAGGCGATGGCCGTCTTCCACCTGACCGGCAACTACCAGCAACTCCTCCAGCAGTTCCTTCAGAATGAGGAGGACCAGCAACTCGCCGAGCAGGTCTGGTTCCTGGAAAACACCAATCAGCTTTCCCGTGCGCGAACCCAAATCCAAGACCTCATCGATCGGCTCAGCCAGTCCCGCCATGCCAGCCCGGCACTCACCGCGATCATCCAGCAGCAACTACGCAACTTCCTCTCCAGCCGGCATTATGATGACGAATGGTACTATGCCAATGCGCAGGAAGCACTGAAACATCAGAATTATCTCCATGCTATAATCTTGACATATGAAGCGATTCTCATACGTACATGTCGCCTGGTTTTTGGCTATAAGAGTACATCCCGTTATGACAGCCGGAAGAATGCTGAAGAATATCTGTTCAACTATGCTGGCTTGGATGAAGAATACAAGGCCACCTTGCGGCAAGTGCAATGGGTGCGCAATGCGTGCTCCCACGGCACATCGCCAGAAAGACCCGATCCGGCGGTGGAAGCCGCCCTGGACGAACCCAGCCGTTTCTGCAAGCTGCTTCGCCTGAGTTGGAACCTCTACCGCGCTCTGCCGCAACTTCTGCCCCGCCGTCCGTGA